In a genomic window of Croceibacterium sp. TMG7-5b_MA50:
- a CDS encoding aldehyde dehydrogenase (NADP(+)): MATLTAPAAGELRSIDAATGEPFGEPFATNSADDVDAACAAAAAAFDDYRSRPLEERAAFLDRIADEIMGIGDPLIEAAMRESGLPRARLEGERGRTVGQLKLFAQVVRDGHFLGLRVDPALPERQPLPRPDLRLRKVPLGPVAVFGASNFPLAFSTAGGDTASALAAGCPVIVKGHGAHPKTGSLVADAIKRAVTACNMPEGVFGHVLGSGNTVGGALVKDPRIAAVGFTGSRGGGTALMKLAQARPVPIPVYAEMSSINPVLLMPEALKARGAALGTAFVASLTMGAGQFCTNPGLLLAVEGEGLDAFLDAARAAMGDAPASTMLTPGIHAAYNEGVEELAKHAKVETIARGQAGQGVTCGQAALFATTAEAFLADAALGHEVFGASSLLVRCRDEAELVRVLQEAEGQLTATIQMDAGDTAMAQRLLPELELKAGRVLANGWPTGVEVAHAMVHGGPFPSTSDGRTTSVGTMAIDRYLRPVSYQNLPEELLPVELRDGAALPKLVDGKPA, translated from the coding sequence ATGGCGACACTCACCGCACCTGCCGCAGGCGAACTGCGCTCCATCGACGCTGCCACCGGGGAGCCGTTCGGCGAGCCCTTCGCCACCAACAGCGCGGACGACGTGGATGCCGCCTGCGCGGCCGCGGCTGCCGCGTTCGACGATTACCGCAGCCGCCCGCTGGAAGAACGCGCCGCGTTCCTGGACCGCATCGCGGACGAGATCATGGGCATCGGCGATCCGCTGATCGAGGCGGCCATGCGCGAATCCGGCCTGCCGCGCGCCCGGCTGGAAGGCGAGCGAGGCCGCACTGTCGGCCAGCTGAAGCTGTTCGCGCAGGTGGTGCGTGACGGGCACTTCCTGGGTCTGCGCGTCGATCCCGCGCTGCCCGAACGCCAGCCGCTGCCCCGCCCGGACCTGCGCCTGCGCAAGGTACCGCTCGGCCCCGTGGCCGTGTTCGGCGCGTCCAACTTCCCGCTCGCCTTCTCCACTGCGGGCGGCGACACCGCCTCCGCCTTGGCGGCGGGCTGCCCGGTGATCGTGAAGGGTCATGGCGCCCACCCCAAGACCGGCTCGCTCGTCGCCGATGCGATCAAGCGCGCCGTCACCGCCTGTAACATGCCCGAAGGCGTGTTCGGCCATGTGCTTGGGTCCGGCAACACGGTCGGCGGCGCGCTGGTGAAGGATCCGCGCATCGCCGCGGTCGGCTTCACCGGTTCGCGTGGCGGCGGCACCGCGCTGATGAAGCTGGCGCAGGCCCGCCCGGTGCCGATCCCGGTCTATGCCGAGATGTCGAGCATCAACCCCGTGCTGCTGATGCCGGAGGCGCTGAAGGCGCGCGGCGCCGCGCTCGGCACCGCGTTCGTCGCCTCGCTGACCATGGGCGCCGGCCAGTTCTGCACCAATCCCGGCCTGCTGCTGGCGGTCGAGGGTGAGGGGCTGGACGCCTTCCTGGACGCGGCGCGCGCCGCGATGGGCGATGCGCCGGCCTCCACCATGCTGACGCCGGGCATACACGCCGCCTACAACGAAGGTGTCGAGGAACTGGCGAAGCACGCCAAGGTGGAGACGATCGCGCGTGGCCAGGCCGGGCAGGGCGTCACCTGTGGGCAGGCCGCGCTGTTCGCCACCACGGCGGAGGCGTTCCTGGCCGATGCGGCGCTGGGCCATGAAGTGTTCGGCGCATCCAGCCTGCTGGTCCGCTGCCGTGACGAGGCGGAGCTGGTGCGCGTGCTGCAGGAGGCCGAGGGCCAGCTGACCGCGACCATCCAGATGGATGCGGGCGACACCGCCATGGCGCAGCGGCTGCTGCCCGAGCTGGAGCTGAAGGCCGGCCGCGTGCTTGCCAATGGCTGGCCGACCGGCGTGGAAGTGGCGCATGCCATGGTCCATGGAGGGCCGTTCCCGTCCACCAGCGACGGGCGCACCACCAGCGTCGGCACCATGGCGATCGACCGCTATCTGCGGCCGGTCTCCTACCAGAACCTGCCGGAGGAGCTGCTGCCGGTAGAGCTGCGCGACGGCGCCGCCCTGCCGAAGCTGGTGGACGGCAAGCCGGCCTGA
- a CDS encoding cupin-like domain-containing protein, whose product MAELLADGQPVLLRGFGRDWPLVRAGLAGPHAAMDYLRRFDAGHAMVGYTGDPAIGGRFFYNDDITGLNFRAEQAPLADYLGRIAATLGDPAAPAIYLGSADLDTFLPGLRAENGPALDAATLGGEPTISIWLGNRTIAATHYDMSNNIACCMVGRRRFTLFPPDQIANLYPGPLEPTPGGQVVSMVDLNAPDHIRYPRFAQALARAQVAEMEGGDVLLYPALWWHNVEALDGFNAMINYWWNPVPRFLDTPMNTLLSGLLSLRDRPEAEKQAWRAMFDYYLWGPPDLPAAHLPEHAQGPLAPLDDIAARRLRARLLQRLNR is encoded by the coding sequence ATGGCGGAGCTGCTGGCGGACGGGCAGCCGGTGCTGCTGCGTGGATTCGGCCGGGACTGGCCGCTGGTACGCGCCGGGCTGGCGGGGCCGCACGCCGCGATGGACTACCTGCGCCGGTTCGACGCCGGGCATGCCATGGTCGGCTATACCGGCGACCCGGCGATCGGCGGGCGCTTCTTCTACAATGACGACATAACCGGCCTGAACTTCCGGGCGGAGCAGGCGCCCCTGGCCGATTACCTCGGCCGTATCGCCGCGACACTGGGCGACCCGGCCGCGCCAGCGATCTATCTCGGTTCCGCCGATCTCGACACCTTCCTGCCAGGGCTGCGCGCGGAGAACGGGCCAGCGCTGGACGCCGCCACGTTGGGCGGGGAACCGACAATCAGCATCTGGCTGGGCAATCGCACGATCGCCGCCACGCATTACGACATGTCGAACAACATCGCCTGCTGCATGGTCGGCCGGCGCCGTTTCACCCTGTTCCCGCCGGACCAGATCGCCAATCTCTATCCCGGCCCGCTGGAGCCGACACCTGGCGGGCAGGTCGTGTCCATGGTGGACCTTAACGCACCCGACCACATCCGCTATCCGCGCTTCGCGCAAGCACTGGCACGGGCGCAGGTGGCGGAGATGGAGGGGGGCGACGTGCTGCTCTACCCCGCACTGTGGTGGCACAATGTGGAGGCGCTGGACGGGTTCAACGCCATGATCAATTACTGGTGGAACCCGGTGCCGCGCTTCCTCGACACGCCGATGAACACGCTGCTGTCGGGCCTCCTCAGCCTGCGCGACCGGCCGGAAGCGGAGAAGCAGGCGTGGCGCGCCATGTTCGACTATTACCTGTGGGGTCCGCCTGACCTGCCCGCCGCGCATCTGCCGGAGCATGCGCAGGGTCCGCTCGCCCCGCTGGATGACATCGCCGCCCGCCGCCTGCGCGCGCGGCTGCTGCAAAGGCTGAACCGATGA
- a CDS encoding SapC family protein — translation MNAPVALDSIDHHDLRVAWRHGPEFGDAVNQMLALPGEFEGLAREFPILFRRDDAGAWHAVVLLGLERGENLFLDGTRWTSRIVPAVQARGPFSVALRPQTGEATLHVDLADPRIGREVGEPLFLPHGGNAPALQQATRHLRVIGEGLPAAQAMFAALEEAGLIEPVAITVTLGSGREVVLNQYHTVGADRLAALDGATLERLNRTGVLRLAFLQQASLGNMARLIELKQARGD, via the coding sequence ATGAACGCACCCGTCGCACTCGACAGCATCGACCATCACGATTTGCGCGTGGCCTGGCGCCACGGTCCGGAATTCGGCGATGCGGTGAACCAGATGCTGGCCCTGCCCGGCGAGTTCGAGGGGCTGGCCCGCGAGTTTCCGATCCTGTTCCGGCGCGACGATGCCGGCGCCTGGCATGCGGTCGTGCTGCTGGGGCTGGAGCGGGGGGAGAACCTGTTCCTGGACGGCACCCGCTGGACCAGCCGCATCGTGCCCGCGGTGCAGGCGCGTGGGCCGTTCAGCGTCGCCCTGCGGCCGCAGACCGGGGAGGCGACCCTCCATGTGGACCTCGCCGATCCACGTATCGGGCGCGAGGTGGGGGAACCGCTGTTCCTGCCCCATGGTGGCAACGCGCCGGCATTGCAGCAGGCGACACGCCACCTGCGGGTCATCGGCGAAGGACTGCCGGCGGCGCAGGCGATGTTCGCCGCGCTGGAGGAGGCCGGCCTGATCGAACCGGTGGCGATCACCGTCACGTTGGGCAGCGGGCGGGAGGTAGTGCTGAACCAGTACCACACCGTCGGCGCGGACCGGCTGGCGGCGCTGGACGGCGCCACGCTGGAACGGCTGAACCGCACAGGCGTGCTGCGGCTCGCCTTCCTGCAGCAGGCATCGCTTGGCAACATGGCCCGGCTGATCGAATTGAAGCAGGCGCGCGGTGACTGA
- a CDS encoding glycoside hydrolase family 3 N-terminal domain-containing protein: MKKAFRSIGWAALPVAALLAGAAAAQQAAPAGEERGVANPAMWPEVDSRGLIVPETEAFVTELMARMSLEEKVGQMVQADIASIVPEDLRRYPLGSVLAGGSSPPLGKGDRANGADWAATSKAFEAVAMERRDGHNAIPLLFGVDAVHGNNNIVGAVLFPHNVALGATRNPDLIRRIGEATAKEAAAAGINWTFAPTVAVPQDDRWGRTYEGYSEDPAVVRAFAGAMVEGLQGANASGTIQDGRLAGSVKHFLGDGGTTDGVDQGETNIPEAELIRIHSAGYPPAIAAGAMTVMASFNSWQGQKMHGNRSLLTDVLKGRMGFDGFIVGDWNGHGQIPGCTTTDCAQTFTAGLDMAMAPDSWKGLFDSTITQVRAGTIPMERVDDAVRRILRVKHRLGLFDPARPWTDRAGVIGAPEHRAIAREAVRQSLVLLKNDGVLPLKPSARLLVAGTHADDIGKQSGGWTLSWQGDGNTNADFPNGQSIYAGIAEAMQAGGGSATLSVDGSFTAKPDAAIVVFGELPYAEMRGDIRTLEFEAGDKQALEVLKRLKAAGIPTISVFLSGRPLWVNPELNQSDAFVAGWLPGTEGGGIADVLIAGADGTPRNDFVGKLSFSWPKNAGQFTLNAGQAGYDPLFPLGYGLSYAQGGTVPQLGEVAGVDASLANTSLYFARGRVPQPFALEQAEGLAQRPVDGPETQEGAVQLTWSAPATAMIVGPTLDLTRETNADVLLQLQYRVDAAPTGAVRVGMGDGLVDVTPQMGADPAWRTLRVPLKCFRAAGSDMTTMAVPVKVAANAPFTLAIADARLVTDPEGAVCPGQ, from the coding sequence ATGAAGAAGGCGTTTCGATCCATCGGGTGGGCGGCACTGCCCGTTGCGGCCTTGCTGGCCGGTGCCGCCGCGGCGCAGCAGGCGGCGCCCGCCGGGGAGGAGCGCGGCGTCGCCAATCCCGCCATGTGGCCAGAGGTGGACAGCCGCGGGCTGATCGTGCCGGAGACGGAGGCGTTCGTCACCGAACTGATGGCGCGCATGAGCCTGGAGGAGAAGGTCGGCCAGATGGTGCAGGCGGACATCGCCTCCATCGTGCCGGAGGATCTGCGCCGCTATCCGCTCGGCTCCGTCCTGGCGGGCGGGTCGTCCCCGCCGCTGGGCAAGGGCGACCGCGCCAATGGCGCTGACTGGGCGGCCACGTCCAAGGCGTTCGAGGCGGTGGCCATGGAACGGCGCGACGGGCACAACGCCATACCGCTGCTGTTCGGCGTGGATGCCGTGCACGGCAACAACAACATCGTGGGCGCCGTGCTCTTCCCCCACAATGTCGCACTCGGCGCCACCCGCAACCCGGACCTGATCCGCCGGATCGGGGAAGCGACGGCGAAGGAGGCGGCTGCCGCCGGTATCAACTGGACCTTCGCGCCCACCGTGGCCGTGCCGCAGGACGATCGATGGGGCCGCACCTACGAAGGCTATTCGGAAGACCCCGCCGTGGTCCGCGCCTTTGCCGGCGCCATGGTCGAAGGGCTGCAGGGTGCCAATGCCTCGGGCACGATCCAGGACGGGCGGCTGGCAGGCAGCGTCAAGCACTTCCTGGGCGATGGCGGCACCACGGACGGCGTGGACCAGGGGGAGACGAACATTCCGGAGGCGGAGCTGATCCGCATCCATTCCGCCGGCTACCCCCCAGCGATCGCGGCCGGCGCGATGACCGTCATGGCATCGTTCAATTCATGGCAGGGGCAGAAGATGCACGGCAACCGGTCGCTGCTGACCGACGTGTTGAAGGGCCGGATGGGGTTCGACGGGTTCATCGTCGGCGACTGGAACGGTCATGGCCAGATTCCCGGCTGCACCACCACCGATTGCGCGCAGACCTTCACCGCCGGGCTCGACATGGCGATGGCGCCCGACAGCTGGAAAGGCCTGTTCGACAGCACCATCACGCAGGTGCGCGCGGGCACCATCCCGATGGAGCGGGTGGACGATGCCGTGCGCCGCATCCTGCGCGTCAAGCACCGGTTGGGACTGTTCGATCCGGCGCGGCCCTGGACGGACCGTGCGGGCGTGATCGGCGCGCCGGAACACCGGGCGATCGCGCGCGAGGCGGTGCGCCAGTCGCTGGTCCTGCTGAAGAATGACGGGGTCCTGCCGCTGAAGCCAAGCGCGCGCCTGCTGGTCGCCGGCACCCATGCGGACGATATCGGCAAGCAGTCCGGCGGATGGACGCTGAGCTGGCAGGGTGACGGCAACACCAATGCCGATTTTCCCAACGGGCAGTCGATCTATGCCGGCATTGCGGAAGCGATGCAGGCAGGCGGCGGCTCCGCGACGTTGAGCGTCGACGGCAGCTTCACCGCCAAGCCCGATGCCGCGATCGTGGTGTTTGGCGAGTTGCCCTACGCAGAGATGCGCGGCGACATCCGCACGCTGGAGTTCGAGGCCGGCGACAAGCAGGCGCTGGAGGTGCTCAAGCGGCTGAAGGCGGCGGGTATCCCGACCATCTCGGTGTTCCTGTCCGGCCGGCCGCTATGGGTGAATCCGGAGCTGAACCAATCCGATGCGTTCGTCGCCGGCTGGCTGCCCGGCACCGAAGGCGGCGGCATCGCCGACGTGCTGATCGCCGGCGCCGATGGCACGCCCCGCAATGACTTCGTTGGCAAGCTGTCCTTCAGCTGGCCCAAGAATGCCGGGCAGTTCACGCTGAATGCCGGGCAGGCCGGCTACGACCCGCTGTTCCCGCTCGGCTACGGGCTCAGCTATGCGCAGGGCGGCACCGTGCCGCAATTGGGCGAGGTGGCGGGCGTCGATGCCAGCCTGGCCAATACCAGCCTGTATTTCGCCCGCGGCCGTGTGCCGCAACCGTTTGCGCTGGAACAGGCAGAGGGTCTGGCGCAGCGTCCGGTGGACGGGCCGGAGACGCAGGAGGGCGCGGTGCAACTGACCTGGAGCGCACCTGCCACCGCGATGATCGTGGGACCGACGCTGGACCTAACGCGGGAGACGAACGCCGACGTGCTGCTGCAATTGCAGTACCGCGTGGATGCCGCGCCGACCGGGGCCGTGCGCGTGGGCATGGGCGACGGCCTGGTGGACGTGACGCCGCAGATGGGCGCCGATCCCGCCTGGCGCACCTTGCGCGTGCCGCTGAAGTGCTTCCGCGCGGCCGGCAGCGACATGACCACCATGGCGGTGCCGGTGAAGGTGGCGGCGAATGCGCCCTTCACCCTCGCCATCGCCGATGCCCGGCTGGTGACCGATCCGGAGGGTGCGGTTTGCCCAGGGCAGTGA
- a CDS encoding tryptophan halogenase family protein — MKRVVIAGGGTAGWLAAAALTRQLRDQVAVTLVESDAIGTVGVGEATIPTIRPFHALLGLDEREFLRATGATFKLGISFEDWARVGDRYIHSFGTLGRGTWMAEFHHLWLEARRQGVAGDIGACCVEHEAARAGRFTADEGAALSYAYHFDAGRYAAYLRQRAETQGLTRVEGRINRVERDGASGDIAALVLEGGERIEGDLFIDCTGFRALLIEGEFAAGWEDWGHWLPTNRALAMQTRATGPAVPFTRAVAHDAGWRWQIPLQHRVGNGLVYAADHLSDDEAHARLLASVEGEPLTEPRLIRFATGRRKRVWINNCVALSLASGFVEPLESTSIHLTMIAITRLLQLFPFDGATTARAARFNDLASRELERVRDFVVLHYALNQRPEPFWQRARAMDLPATLVERIALWREGAQAWQGADDLFRVDSWVQVMLGQRLEPAGHHHLARLMSPDRLRQALADMQAGTAAAVDRLPAHQQFLDHYAGPHPAVAMA, encoded by the coding sequence ATGAAGCGCGTGGTAATCGCAGGCGGCGGCACCGCCGGCTGGCTGGCGGCGGCCGCGCTGACGCGGCAGTTGCGCGACCAGGTCGCCGTGACGCTGGTGGAATCGGATGCGATCGGCACGGTTGGCGTGGGCGAGGCGACCATCCCTACCATCCGCCCGTTCCATGCCCTGCTGGGATTGGACGAGCGCGAGTTCCTGCGCGCCACCGGCGCCACCTTCAAGCTAGGCATCAGTTTCGAGGATTGGGCACGGGTCGGCGACCGCTACATCCACTCCTTCGGCACGCTGGGCCGGGGCACCTGGATGGCGGAGTTCCATCATTTGTGGCTGGAAGCGCGCCGGCAGGGCGTCGCCGGTGACATCGGCGCCTGCTGCGTGGAGCACGAGGCGGCGCGCGCCGGCCGCTTCACCGCGGACGAAGGCGCCGCCTTGTCCTACGCCTACCACTTCGATGCCGGCCGCTACGCCGCGTATCTGCGTCAACGGGCGGAGACGCAGGGATTGACCCGCGTGGAAGGGCGCATCAACCGGGTCGAGCGGGATGGCGCCAGCGGCGACATCGCGGCGCTGGTGCTGGAGGGCGGCGAGCGCATCGAAGGCGACCTGTTCATAGATTGCACCGGCTTTCGTGCGCTGCTGATTGAGGGAGAGTTCGCCGCCGGGTGGGAGGATTGGGGCCACTGGCTGCCCACCAACCGCGCGCTCGCCATGCAGACGCGCGCCACCGGGCCGGCGGTGCCGTTCACCCGCGCGGTGGCGCACGATGCCGGCTGGCGCTGGCAGATCCCGTTACAGCACCGCGTGGGCAACGGGCTGGTCTATGCCGCCGATCACCTGTCCGACGACGAGGCGCATGCCCGCCTGCTGGCGAGCGTCGAGGGCGAGCCGCTGACGGAGCCGCGCCTGATCCGCTTCGCCACCGGCCGGCGCAAGCGCGTGTGGATCAACAATTGCGTGGCGCTGAGCCTGGCGAGCGGGTTTGTGGAGCCGCTGGAATCAACCAGCATCCACCTGACCATGATCGCCATTACCCGCCTGTTGCAGCTATTCCCCTTCGACGGCGCCACCACCGCCCGCGCCGCGCGGTTCAACGATCTGGCCAGCCGGGAGCTGGAGCGGGTGCGCGATTTTGTTGTCCTGCATTACGCGCTAAATCAGCGGCCGGAGCCGTTCTGGCAGCGCGCGCGCGCGATGGACCTGCCCGCCACGCTGGTCGAACGGATCGCGCTGTGGCGTGAAGGCGCGCAGGCGTGGCAGGGGGCGGACGACCTTTTCCGGGTCGACAGCTGGGTGCAGGTGATGCTGGGCCAGCGGCTGGAACCTGCCGGCCATCACCACCTCGCCCGGCTGATGTCGCCGGATCGGCTGCGGCAGGCACTGGCCGACATGCAGGCGGGCACCGCCGCCGCGGTCGATCGGCTGCCGGCGCACCAGCAATTCCTCGACCATTATGCCGGGCCGCACCCGGCAGTGGCGATGGCCTGA